In Afipia carboxidovorans OM5, the sequence GATTTCAATTCTTGACTGCGGCCCCGAGAGGTCATCCCGCGATTTCGTTAACAGGTAAAGGGCTTAGCGTCTGCCCCAGGGGCCCGGAATAATGTCGGCGCCACGGCCCGGCGTGGTGCCTCCGGAAGGGCCGTCCGGCGGGGTTTTGCCGCCCCACGGGCCCTGCTGGGCCGACCAGGGGCCATCGGGCGGCGGAGCGGCGGTGCCGTCGTCTCCGTAGCCCTCACCCTCCTGCGGGGGCTCGGGCAGCGCTAGCGGCCCCGGATCGTGTCCCCCGGCATATTGCACGAGCGCCCGGACCCGCGCCTCGACGGAGGGGTGGGTTGCGAACAGGTCGGCAAAGCCCCGGCGAGGATTGTCGACGCACATTTCCATGATCGCCGAGGTCGCGCGGGGCAGTTCGCCCCGGCCTTCGATCTTGCGCAGCGCCCAGATCATGGCATCGGGGTTCTTGGTGAGTTCGACCGAGCCGGCATCGGCCAGGAATTCGCGCGATCGCGACAGCGCGAACCGCACCACCTGCGACAACAGCCAGGCAAGCGCGAGCAGCGCTGCCGCCAATATGATCACGAGGATCGCACCGCCGCCCTTGCGGTCACCGTTCGAGCTTCGGCCGCTGAAGCGGACACCGGAGTTGAAATAGATGCGAAAGAACAGCTCGGCAAAGAACCCGACGACGCCTGCAATGACGACCGCGATCACCATCAACTGCACGTCGCCGTTTCGGATATGGGTGAGCTCGTGGCCGAGCACCGCCTCGATCTCATGATCGTCGAGCGCGTCGAGGAGGCCGGTCGTCACCGTGATCGCGTACTGGCGCCGGTTGAGGCCGCTGGCGAAAGCATTCAACGACTCGCTCTGCATGATCTTCAGCTTCGGCATTGGAATGCCGCGCGAGATGCAGAGGTTCTCCAGAAGATTGTAAAGTCGCGGCTCTTCCTGGCGCGTAACCTCGTGGCCGCCGGTCACCGCATCGATGATCGACTGATGGAAAAAGTAAGCGATCACGATCCAGATCGCCGCGCCGATGGTGGCGACGGGCAGGGCGACGATCAGATCACGCAGCGCCAGATGGAAATAGTCGCTCACGGCCCGCCCGCCGTCGGCAAAGACCTCGCCGACAAGCGCGCCGGCGAAGACCATCACATAGACCAGCAGGAACAGCCCGGCGAGCAGCAGCACCGAGCGGGTCTTGTTCGAGGCGATATGCGTATAGAGACCGTAGGCGGCCATGGCAGGGATTGTCCTACATGGTCGTCATTGTGAGGAGCAGAGCGACGAGGCAATCCAGCCCTTTGCTAGCCTTGCCGGATTGCTTCGCTTGTACTCGCAATGACGGAGTCGTCGCCACGAAATCGACAGTCAGAACTTGACCGACGGCGCCTGCTCGAGTTGCCCGCGGCTCTCGCCGAGATCGAAGAAATCCTTCCGGGTAAAGCCGAACATGCCGGCGAACAGCGCTGCGGGCATCTGCTGAATGCCGGTGTTGTATTCCTGAACCGCGTTGTTGAAGAAGCGTCGGCTCGCCGCGATCTTGTTCTCGATGTCGGAGAGCTCGCTCTGCAACTGCTGGAAGTTCGCGTTGGCCTTGAGGTCTGGATAGGCTTCCGACAATGCAATCAGGCGACCGAGCGCGCCGGAGAGCTGTGCCTCGGCGGCGGAGATTTGCGCCGGCCCTTGCGCAGAGAGCGCCGCGTTGCGCGCCTTCACCACGTCGTCGAGTGTGCCGCGCTCATGCGAAGCATAGCCCTTCACCGTCTCCACGAGGTTCGGAATAAGATCGTGGCGCTGCTTGAGCTGAACGTCGATGTCGGCAAAAGCCTGGTTCACGCGCTGCGACAGCGCGACGAGGCGGTTGTAGGCGGAGAAACCGAAGAGGACGAGAAGGGCGATAACGCCGAGGACAATCCAGCCGGTCGACATAGAAGTAAGCTCCCTGAGAGACAACGGACCCGCACACCCTAGAGCGTTTTCGAGCGAAGTGGAAACCGGTTCGCGTGAAGAAAACGCGTCAAAACAAAAAGTTAGATAAGTGCGCTGCATGGCAGGGCCCGCGCAATGTGCGCGTGCCTTGCTAAGTTGCCCTCAAGGTGGCGACGTTCAAGCCTCGCGTCGCTTCATGAAGAAAATGTCAGGCGATCCCCGCCCGCCCGCCGCGATTGTTGCAGTGACGAGGGCAGGGCGCCTTGTGCCGTTGGGGCTGTTAGGGCTTGGCGACGTGCCAGGCGCCATTCAGGAAGCCGTCGCCCTTGACCTCGCCCGGCGCGGCATCCTGCTTGAAGGTATAAAGCGGCTTGCCCTTGTAGGCCCACATCTTGCTGCCGTCGTCGCGGGTGATGACGCTCCAGTCGCCGGAG encodes:
- a CDS encoding M48 family metallopeptidase; this encodes MAAYGLYTHIASNKTRSVLLLAGLFLLVYVMVFAGALVGEVFADGGRAVSDYFHLALRDLIVALPVATIGAAIWIVIAYFFHQSIIDAVTGGHEVTRQEEPRLYNLLENLCISRGIPMPKLKIMQSESLNAFASGLNRRQYAITVTTGLLDALDDHEIEAVLGHELTHIRNGDVQLMVIAVVIAGVVGFFAELFFRIYFNSGVRFSGRSSNGDRKGGGAILVIILAAALLALAWLLSQVVRFALSRSREFLADAGSVELTKNPDAMIWALRKIEGRGELPRATSAIMEMCVDNPRRGFADLFATHPSVEARVRALVQYAGGHDPGPLALPEPPQEGEGYGDDGTAAPPPDGPWSAQQGPWGGKTPPDGPSGGTTPGRGADIIPGPWGRR
- a CDS encoding LemA family protein; the encoded protein is MSTGWIVLGVIALLVLFGFSAYNRLVALSQRVNQAFADIDVQLKQRHDLIPNLVETVKGYASHERGTLDDVVKARNAALSAQGPAQISAAEAQLSGALGRLIALSEAYPDLKANANFQQLQSELSDIENKIAASRRFFNNAVQEYNTGIQQMPAALFAGMFGFTRKDFFDLGESRGQLEQAPSVKF